One segment of Ascidiaceihabitans donghaensis DNA contains the following:
- a CDS encoding alpha/beta fold hydrolase, producing MIPLVMVHGFMGGSAQWAGDVVALADTCDVIALDLPGFGANCDLDPINTIGGFADWVIEELDGRGVDSFDLLGHSMGGMIVQEVVRKIPHRVRKLVLYATGAQGVLPGRFETIAQSKIRTKQDGPNATAHRIAATWFLKREDAKGYANCADIAARSGIEAILAGLDAMQEWSGVGNLAAIKSETLVIWGDRDRTYAWEQTALLWQTIPHAHLAVVPACAHAVHLEKPTLFSMLLSDFLLQTNKREMPSRT from the coding sequence GTGATACCCCTTGTTATGGTGCATGGCTTCATGGGCGGCAGCGCCCAATGGGCAGGCGATGTCGTGGCCCTTGCAGACACCTGCGACGTCATCGCCCTGGACCTTCCGGGGTTCGGCGCAAACTGTGACCTTGATCCTATCAACACCATCGGTGGTTTTGCCGATTGGGTCATAGAGGAACTTGACGGGCGGGGCGTGGATAGCTTCGATCTGCTTGGGCACTCCATGGGCGGAATGATTGTGCAGGAAGTGGTACGCAAAATTCCCCACCGTGTCCGCAAGCTTGTGCTTTATGCGACAGGTGCGCAGGGGGTTTTGCCGGGGCGGTTCGAGACCATCGCACAAAGCAAAATCCGCACTAAGCAGGACGGCCCGAATGCAACCGCCCACCGGATTGCCGCAACCTGGTTTTTGAAACGCGAAGACGCAAAGGGCTATGCAAACTGCGCAGACATTGCGGCAAGATCAGGCATTGAGGCCATACTTGCAGGTCTTGATGCGATGCAAGAATGGTCTGGCGTAGGAAATCTGGCGGCCATCAAATCCGAAACTTTGGTGATTTGGGGCGACCGCGATCGCACTTACGCTTGGGAACAAACGGCGTTGCTATGGCAGACTATCCCGCATGCCCATCTCGCTGTTGTTCCGGCCTGTGCCCATGCGGTTCACCTTGAAAAACCAACCCTGTTTTCTATGCTTTTGTCTGATTTCCTGTTGCAAACTAATAAGCGGGAAATGCCTTCCCGCACTTAA
- a CDS encoding DMT family transporter, with amino-acid sequence MSDVKDRPMYGIGLRVLSGLLFAGMFISVKAISADVPLGELVFFRSFFALIPLVIFLWIRCEFPGGLATKRPLDHVLRASFGAIALFTSFAALARLNIAEASLLAQLSPILTALAAVVLLSERLTIWRVGGLALGFAGVVALVWPELSGGALERTRLIGIGLGLISAVLAALALIMVRSLNRTESPGAIAFYFVIASMIGGVISIPWGWIMPDVFMLVCLVLAGLFGGFAHIAMTLSFRYAEASRLAPFEYLTLLWPLLADVFLFRLPISTTFVLAAPLVLAGAAVAAGEGRRLGKLGA; translated from the coding sequence ATGAGCGACGTCAAAGATCGCCCGATGTACGGCATCGGCTTGCGGGTCCTGTCGGGGCTTTTGTTCGCGGGCATGTTCATCAGCGTCAAAGCCATCAGCGCAGATGTTCCCCTTGGCGAACTCGTGTTTTTCCGGTCCTTCTTTGCATTAATCCCCTTGGTCATTTTCCTTTGGATCCGATGCGAGTTTCCCGGCGGGCTGGCCACAAAACGGCCCCTAGATCACGTCTTGCGCGCAAGCTTTGGCGCCATCGCGCTGTTCACGTCTTTTGCGGCACTCGCACGTCTGAACATTGCTGAAGCCAGCCTTTTGGCGCAGCTTTCGCCAATACTGACGGCCTTGGCAGCAGTGGTATTGCTATCAGAGCGGTTGACCATCTGGCGTGTCGGCGGGCTTGCGCTTGGCTTTGCGGGCGTGGTCGCATTGGTGTGGCCGGAACTGAGCGGGGGTGCGCTGGAGCGGACGCGCCTGATTGGCATTGGCTTGGGCCTTATTTCGGCAGTGTTGGCGGCGTTGGCATTGATCATGGTGCGCAGCCTGAATCGCACCGAAAGCCCAGGGGCCATCGCATTCTATTTTGTGATCGCATCGATGATTGGGGGAGTGATCTCCATTCCATGGGGCTGGATCATGCCGGACGTATTTATGTTGGTTTGCCTTGTGCTTGCAGGCCTGTTCGGGGGCTTTGCCCATATCGCGATGACGTTGTCATTTCGCTACGCGGAAGCATCGCGGCTTGCACCGTTCGAATATCTCACCCTGCTTTGGCCATTGCTTGCGGATGTGTTCCTTTTCCGCCTGCCCATTTCGACAACATTTGTCCTTGCGGCCCCTTTGGTTCTGGCAGGGGCCGCTGTGGCCGCCGGTGAAGGGCGCAGGTTGGGGAAACTTGGCGCTTAG
- a CDS encoding ABC transporter permease, with protein sequence MRSVLGLVCVFILLAVFGPLLAPYDPTAIDIPNRLHAPSFDWLLGTDALGRDILSRLLHGARWSLGLAFVISLIGLFIGTTLGLVAALFGKTVDWVVMRVTDSFLAFPELIAAVVIAGVMGGGVNSLIFALSVTGWMRYARVARGIGLSLQTRGYVVQAKLAGLSPLGISRWHYLPSLLPSLTVVWTGMFARAILGISALGFLGFGVQPPMPEWGTMLLDARIHMRSTPLQMIWPGLAVVVCVLAINLTGDTLRDSLADEGTEQ encoded by the coding sequence ATGCGTAGCGTTCTCGGCCTTGTTTGTGTGTTCATCCTGCTTGCTGTCTTCGGGCCTTTGCTTGCGCCTTATGACCCCACGGCGATTGACATTCCGAACCGGTTGCATGCGCCAAGTTTTGATTGGCTGTTGGGCACCGATGCTTTGGGCCGCGACATCCTTTCGCGTCTTTTGCATGGTGCGCGCTGGTCACTGGGGCTGGCATTTGTCATATCGCTGATCGGGCTTTTTATCGGCACCACGCTGGGTTTGGTGGCCGCATTGTTTGGCAAGACGGTGGATTGGGTTGTGATGCGCGTCACGGATTCGTTTTTGGCCTTCCCCGAATTGATCGCTGCTGTAGTGATTGCGGGCGTTATGGGAGGCGGGGTCAACAGTCTGATTTTTGCGTTAAGTGTCACGGGGTGGATGCGCTATGCACGGGTTGCACGGGGGATCGGGCTGTCGCTGCAAACGCGCGGTTATGTTGTACAGGCGAAACTGGCCGGTCTGTCGCCTTTGGGCATTTCGCGGTGGCACTACCTGCCGTCATTGTTGCCATCCCTGACAGTTGTATGGACGGGCATGTTCGCGCGGGCCATTCTTGGCATATCTGCGCTTGGCTTTTTGGGGTTCGGAGTGCAACCGCCCATGCCGGAGTGGGGCACAATGCTGCTGGATGCGCGTATTCACATGCGTTCGACCCCATTGCAAATGATTTGGCCGGGACTGGCGGTTGTTGTGTGCGTTTTGGCGATCAACCTGACCGGTGATACTTTGCGCGATTCATTGGCGGACGAAGGTACAGAACAATGA
- a CDS encoding ABC transporter permease has product MIHAIFGLGLRATVVLAGTAIATFALLWHAPGDPALAIAMARYDVVVTADVIDIVRAEAGLDGGFWPAFQGWIGPLLTGDFGRSSVTGRPVWPDLVTALSYTFPLALLGLLIGMGIAVPLAVVAARHKGGWPDRLAVALASLGAAIPAYWLGLLLILLFAVKLAWLPAVGARTTAHMVLPALTLGLGAAAALTRILRSGILEARLQPFLPAFERRGVSAGGIARNHVTPHAAIPVVTVFGLELAFLLEGAVMIEVIFSRPGLGSFLVQAIGARDFPKVQAVVILTALLFVTINLLIDLLYHTIDPRIGDHDA; this is encoded by the coding sequence ATGATACATGCGATTTTCGGGCTGGGCTTGCGGGCGACGGTTGTTCTGGCTGGGACCGCAATCGCTACATTTGCGTTGCTTTGGCATGCGCCGGGTGATCCTGCACTTGCGATTGCGATGGCACGGTATGATGTGGTTGTGACGGCTGACGTTATCGACATCGTGCGCGCAGAGGCCGGATTGGATGGCGGGTTCTGGCCCGCGTTCCAAGGATGGATTGGCCCGCTTCTGACAGGGGATTTTGGCAGGTCGTCCGTCACAGGGCGCCCGGTTTGGCCTGATCTGGTCACGGCACTGTCCTATACTTTTCCACTAGCACTTCTGGGTCTTTTGATTGGCATGGGGATCGCCGTACCGCTGGCAGTTGTCGCTGCGCGCCATAAAGGGGGGTGGCCGGACCGGCTTGCTGTTGCCCTAGCGTCCCTTGGGGCCGCTATTCCGGCCTATTGGTTGGGGCTTTTGCTGATCTTATTGTTTGCGGTCAAGCTGGCGTGGTTGCCTGCAGTGGGTGCGCGCACCACAGCGCATATGGTTCTTCCAGCGCTGACGCTTGGGCTTGGGGCAGCGGCGGCTTTGACGCGGATTTTACGCTCGGGCATCCTTGAAGCGCGCTTGCAACCTTTCCTGCCTGCATTTGAACGGCGTGGCGTCAGTGCTGGCGGAATTGCACGAAACCATGTCACCCCGCATGCCGCTATCCCTGTTGTGACGGTCTTTGGATTGGAACTGGCCTTTTTACTAGAAGGGGCTGTGATGATCGAAGTGATCTTTTCGCGCCCCGGTTTGGGCAGTTTTCTCGTGCAAGCCATCGGTGCACGTGATTTCCCTAAAGTTCAGGCTGTCGTAATTTTGACGGCTCTGCTTTTTGTCACCATCAACCTTCTGATTGACCTTCTTTACCACACGATTGATCCGCGTATCGGAGACCACGATGCGTAG
- a CDS encoding ABC transporter ATP-binding protein has translation MLRVENICVKRGKVQTLTDVSLSLDAGRTLAVVGESGAGKSTLIAAILGLVKLAQGKITWASVAVPSCRPALVMQEPRAAFNPALPLLRSVSEPMVAQGALMSQERLVRLCDGLELPLDVLLRRPAEVSIGQAQRVGILRALIAKPPLVLFDEPLSALDAVTQKHTARLIADLQREEGFASLIVTHDLGYAAAYSNEMAILRDGRVEETTPTDIFIQEPRSDYGCALRTAAFALGALEAVA, from the coding sequence ATGCTGAGGGTCGAAAATATTTGTGTAAAACGGGGCAAGGTTCAGACACTTACGGATGTGTCTTTGTCGCTTGATGCAGGCCGCACGCTGGCTGTTGTGGGCGAAAGCGGGGCGGGCAAGTCGACGTTGATTGCCGCCATTTTGGGCTTGGTCAAACTGGCGCAGGGGAAGATAACCTGGGCAAGTGTGGCTGTGCCTTCCTGCCGTCCTGCCTTGGTGATGCAAGAACCCCGTGCCGCATTCAATCCCGCGTTGCCGCTTTTGAGGTCTGTGTCCGAGCCGATGGTCGCGCAAGGGGCCTTGATGTCACAAGAGCGACTGGTGCGTTTGTGCGATGGTCTGGAATTGCCGCTTGACGTGTTGCTGCGTCGGCCCGCCGAAGTCTCAATCGGTCAGGCCCAACGTGTGGGCATCTTGCGCGCACTTATCGCAAAGCCGCCTTTGGTGTTGTTTGACGAACCGCTGTCTGCGCTGGACGCGGTCACCCAAAAGCATACGGCAAGATTGATCGCGGATTTACAGCGCGAAGAAGGTTTTGCGTCTCTGATTGTAACACATGATCTGGGCTATGCGGCGGCCTACAGCAACGAAATGGCAATCTTGCGCGATGGCAGGGTTGAGGAAACGACGCCCACTGACATCTTCATACAAGAGCCGCGTTCGGATTATGGCTGCGCATTGCGCACTGCCGCCTTCGCTTTGGGCGCGTTGGAGGCGGTGGCATGA
- a CDS encoding ATP-binding cassette domain-containing protein: MKRTVSGLSVIRAGRTVLYPTSLTIAAGERIGVVGASGSGKSTLGHALVDDLRQQGVRVAHVPQSPDEALDPLRSMAFHWNEATRALGLPQDKNLQQRLFKALKIDHGDLRKRPWGWSRGMQQRFVIAMAMIGAPDVLVMDEPTSALDPIVAVRTMVLLDEQLRGSSTAMLLITHDLGLAAQYVTRLLVMDGGRLVEDSPTRTLLEQPQSKTAKSLCAHRSWLSLPC; this comes from the coding sequence ATGAAACGAACGGTGTCCGGCCTAAGCGTGATCCGTGCAGGTCGGACGGTTCTATATCCAACATCCCTGACCATTGCCGCGGGTGAGCGGATCGGGGTTGTTGGTGCTTCGGGGTCGGGGAAATCAACTTTGGGTCATGCCCTTGTCGATGATCTGCGCCAACAGGGTGTGCGCGTTGCCCATGTTCCTCAAAGCCCCGATGAAGCGCTTGATCCGCTTCGCTCAATGGCGTTTCATTGGAATGAGGCGACACGGGCCTTGGGACTTCCGCAAGACAAAAACCTGCAGCAACGGTTGTTCAAAGCCCTCAAAATTGACCACGGCGATCTTCGAAAGCGTCCTTGGGGCTGGAGCCGCGGCATGCAGCAGCGGTTTGTCATTGCGATGGCCATGATCGGGGCGCCGGATGTGCTGGTTATGGATGAACCCACGTCTGCGCTGGATCCTATTGTTGCAGTGCGCACTATGGTTTTGCTGGACGAACAATTGCGTGGCTCAAGCACTGCTATGCTTTTGATCACGCATGATCTGGGCCTTGCAGCGCAATATGTGACGCGCCTTTTGGTGATGGACGGTGGCCGCCTTGTCGAAGACAGCCCAACCCGCACATTGCTGGAGCAGCCGCAATCAAAAACAGCGAAATCTCTTTGCGCACACCGAAGCTGGCTTTCCCTGCCATGCTGA
- a CDS encoding ABC transporter substrate-binding protein, which yields MSVFTRVVAAAFFAASPLLPAAAQEGVLSISTTFGTTDEVPDPRAGYNGWTSNQVGVTETLMGIDYDMNLYPRVAESIEQLSPTTWRVTLRPDVRFHDGTPVTASSIVDAIAAISDDAHAGYNARIAKLLDLASVSAEGDAVIAFQTNAPNAAFLWTLSDPGIAVLGPVSDAFPINATGPFVFKEAVPKQLYRAEANTDYRLGTPSLEEVRIVYTADPATAALAFEAGEVDMVINYPEADFARIQETGALGFSAPTGRLYFYTVNAQSGPMANPLIRRAVSLAIDRDGVVAAALSGVGGVPAGTIYPEGKGWAADIPAVYDPSKAEELLTQAGAVKDNGRWMLDGAPLEIDIVTYSGRAALAPTAELTQAFLQAIGVTANVRVGEYGASNDAIAAGDADMFLQAWVTTPQGDPGAVLETLLKSDGGSNAGQYANADLDQLLADGRTTFDAAKRKAIYDKAQQIIAQDAAMIPVFHVAQVNVARRGLTGYAVHPTETYIVTHETALEK from the coding sequence ATGTCCGTATTTACGCGCGTTGTCGCCGCCGCATTTTTCGCAGCCAGCCCGTTGTTGCCAGCCGCAGCACAAGAAGGTGTGTTGTCCATTTCCACCACGTTCGGCACCACCGACGAAGTCCCTGATCCACGCGCAGGATACAACGGATGGACTTCCAATCAGGTCGGCGTCACTGAGACGTTGATGGGCATTGATTATGACATGAACCTGTACCCGCGTGTCGCCGAAAGTATTGAGCAGCTCAGCCCCACAACATGGCGCGTTACGTTGCGCCCCGATGTCCGGTTTCACGATGGAACACCCGTCACTGCAAGCAGCATTGTAGATGCAATTGCCGCGATCTCGGATGACGCGCATGCCGGCTACAATGCGCGTATTGCAAAGCTTCTTGATTTGGCGTCTGTGTCTGCTGAGGGTGATGCTGTCATAGCGTTTCAAACCAACGCGCCGAACGCTGCATTCCTCTGGACTTTGTCCGATCCGGGCATCGCAGTTTTGGGGCCCGTGTCCGATGCGTTCCCGATCAATGCGACAGGTCCGTTTGTGTTCAAGGAAGCGGTGCCAAAACAGCTGTACCGCGCCGAAGCGAACACGGATTACAGGCTTGGTACACCATCCCTAGAGGAAGTGCGGATCGTGTACACAGCCGACCCTGCAACGGCCGCTTTGGCGTTTGAGGCGGGTGAAGTGGATATGGTGATCAACTATCCCGAAGCAGATTTTGCGCGTATTCAAGAGACGGGCGCCCTTGGATTTTCGGCGCCAACAGGTCGCCTGTATTTCTACACGGTGAACGCCCAAAGCGGTCCAATGGCGAACCCGTTGATCCGTCGCGCCGTGTCTTTGGCGATTGACCGCGACGGTGTGGTTGCAGCGGCATTGTCCGGTGTGGGTGGTGTGCCTGCGGGCACGATTTATCCCGAGGGCAAAGGGTGGGCGGCTGACATTCCAGCGGTTTATGACCCATCCAAAGCTGAGGAATTGTTGACGCAGGCCGGAGCCGTCAAAGACAATGGGCGTTGGATGCTGGATGGTGCACCGTTGGAAATCGATATTGTGACATATTCAGGTCGCGCGGCACTTGCCCCTACAGCGGAATTGACTCAGGCGTTCCTGCAAGCCATTGGTGTGACCGCAAATGTGCGTGTCGGTGAATACGGTGCCAGCAATGACGCCATCGCAGCAGGAGACGCGGATATGTTCCTTCAAGCATGGGTGACAACGCCCCAAGGTGATCCAGGCGCTGTGCTTGAGACGTTGTTGAAGTCGGATGGCGGATCGAACGCCGGGCAATATGCAAACGCTGATCTTGATCAACTGCTGGCGGATGGGCGCACGACCTTCGATGCGGCAAAACGCAAAGCCATCTATGACAAGGCCCAGCAGATCATCGCGCAAGACGCAGCCATGATCCCTGTGTTCCATGTGGCGCAAGTCAACGTCGCGCGGCGGGGCCTGACCGGTTATGCCGTTCATCCGACCGAAACCTACATTGTCACCCACGAGACTGCGCTGGAAAAATGA
- a CDS encoding DUF6525 family protein, with protein sequence MRNGHMQNLGKTCLPVRRRNANPMRTYDALPVPLRRWLSQAVLPWSPKSAARLWAQARKKGLSVELTLQSLQNAERRTLASDTHAIPQLTKTST encoded by the coding sequence ATGCGAAACGGGCATATGCAAAACCTTGGGAAAACATGCCTTCCCGTCCGGCGTCGAAACGCAAATCCCATGCGCACCTATGATGCGCTACCGGTGCCTTTGCGTCGCTGGTTGTCGCAAGCCGTTTTGCCCTGGTCCCCGAAATCTGCTGCTCGCCTTTGGGCGCAGGCCCGCAAAAAAGGGCTGAGTGTAGAACTGACGTTGCAGTCGTTGCAGAACGCCGAGCGAAGAACACTCGCCAGCGATACACACGCGATCCCCCAACTTACCAAAACTTCAACCTGA
- a CDS encoding Rrf2 family transcriptional regulator — protein MKRNSRLSLALHTLGHMAMTPTKMRTSASIAEHSGTNAVVVRRVLGTLKDAGLLSSEKGHAGGWRLARKPEDISLADVYLALGESLVASKVAPNSSDCSLEDTLQNKVADVLQDVEKQLVLQLNQTSILDIANTR, from the coding sequence TTGAAACGTAATAGCCGGCTATCTCTTGCCCTTCACACTCTTGGTCATATGGCCATGACACCTACAAAAATGCGCACATCCGCAAGTATCGCGGAACATTCCGGAACCAATGCTGTTGTTGTGCGTCGCGTGCTGGGCACCTTGAAGGATGCCGGGCTTTTATCATCGGAAAAAGGGCACGCTGGTGGATGGCGTCTGGCCCGCAAACCAGAAGACATCAGTTTGGCGGACGTTTATCTGGCCCTCGGGGAAAGTCTGGTTGCGTCAAAGGTCGCTCCAAACTCAAGTGACTGCTCTCTTGAAGATACCTTGCAAAATAAGGTCGCCGATGTGCTGCAAGACGTCGAGAAACAGCTGGTTCTCCAGCTAAACCAAACATCCATTTTGGACATCGCCAACACCCGCTAG
- a CDS encoding alpha-D-ribose 1-methylphosphonate 5-triphosphate diphosphatase, translated as MNYPLRPEAADHSDDGFASGDLCLANARLVMPDQVLTGSITIEKGVITDIDEGDDRPSGCVDCAGDFVMPGLVELHTDNLERHMEPRPEVDWPHLPALIAHDAELASVGITTVFDALRAGSIHSGKGRYIDYARAVADELLAARAKGVFKISHFLHLRAEICSETLLEELARFTPDDRVGIVSLMDHTPGQRQFRDLTALRTYIAKKRGMDDNDFAEHVANLKRLQSQFGDKHEKGAVLEANRLGAVLASHDDTTRDHVVTSQENGVGFAEFPTTREAAQACRDRGIAVMMGAPNVIRGGSHSGNVAAMELAEAGLLDILSSDYVPGGLLMSAFRIADVWGDLPRAIATVTRTPALAARLPDRGSLQTGLRGDVLRVSNTQGTPVLGGVWAKGVRIA; from the coding sequence ATGAATTATCCTCTTAGACCTGAAGCTGCGGACCACTCAGATGACGGGTTTGCTTCAGGCGACCTTTGTCTTGCCAATGCGCGTCTGGTCATGCCTGATCAGGTTCTGACAGGATCCATTACAATTGAGAAAGGTGTGATCACCGACATTGACGAGGGCGATGATAGACCAAGCGGCTGCGTGGATTGCGCCGGCGATTTTGTGATGCCGGGCCTCGTTGAACTTCATACCGACAACCTGGAGCGCCATATGGAGCCACGCCCCGAAGTGGACTGGCCACATTTGCCTGCGTTAATTGCCCATGATGCAGAATTGGCATCGGTCGGGATCACCACCGTGTTTGACGCCTTGCGCGCAGGATCCATCCATTCCGGCAAAGGGCGCTACATTGATTACGCACGCGCAGTTGCAGATGAGCTTTTGGCGGCCCGCGCCAAGGGTGTGTTCAAGATCAGCCATTTCCTGCACCTACGCGCAGAGATTTGTTCTGAAACCTTGCTCGAAGAATTGGCCCGTTTCACGCCAGACGACCGTGTCGGTATCGTCAGCTTGATGGATCACACACCCGGTCAACGTCAGTTCCGCGACTTGACCGCCCTGCGCACCTATATCGCAAAAAAGCGTGGCATGGATGACAATGACTTTGCTGAACATGTTGCGAACCTGAAAAGGTTGCAGTCCCAGTTCGGCGATAAACACGAAAAGGGCGCCGTGTTAGAGGCCAACCGACTGGGCGCGGTTCTGGCCAGCCATGACGACACAACCCGCGATCACGTTGTAACATCCCAAGAAAACGGTGTCGGGTTCGCAGAGTTCCCAACCACACGCGAGGCCGCGCAAGCGTGCCGGGACCGCGGTATTGCGGTCATGATGGGCGCACCCAACGTCATCCGCGGCGGATCCCATTCTGGTAACGTCGCCGCGATGGAATTGGCCGAGGCCGGTCTGCTGGATATTCTGTCGTCTGATTATGTGCCCGGCGGGCTGTTGATGTCGGCCTTTCGCATAGCGGACGTTTGGGGCGATCTCCCGCGCGCGATCGCGACAGTCACCCGCACACCCGCGCTCGCGGCGCGATTGCCGGATCGTGGCAGCCTTCAAACAGGACTGCGCGGCGATGTCTTAAGGGTTAGCAATACGCAAGGCACCCCGGTTCTGGGTGGCGTTTGGGCGAAGGGGGTGCGCATCGCCTGA
- the phnN gene encoding phosphonate metabolism protein/1,5-bisphosphokinase (PRPP-forming) PhnN → MKAGRLIAVVGPSGVGKDSVMEGLAAADPSLHLVRRTITRTPELGGEDYDSVSVAKFNEMATAGHFAIHWSAHELQYAIPAHVRMVLAEGRDCLANFSRSALLAGDAAFARFCVLNITAQSKTLAARLAARGRENEAQIERRLAQATKPLPEGLNVKTVSNDGPLDATIAQALSLLQPVRV, encoded by the coding sequence ATGAAAGCCGGGCGTCTCATCGCCGTTGTAGGCCCGTCCGGTGTAGGCAAGGACAGCGTCATGGAAGGGCTCGCCGCAGCCGATCCATCGCTCCATCTGGTGCGCCGCACGATCACGCGCACACCGGAACTGGGTGGTGAAGACTACGATTCCGTCAGCGTTGCAAAGTTCAATGAGATGGCAACAGCGGGGCATTTTGCCATTCACTGGAGTGCGCATGAATTGCAGTACGCCATACCCGCGCATGTCCGGATGGTTCTGGCCGAAGGCCGAGACTGCCTTGCTAATTTTTCACGCTCTGCGTTGCTTGCAGGTGACGCGGCTTTTGCGCGTTTCTGTGTCCTTAACATTACTGCGCAGTCCAAGACGCTTGCGGCGCGTCTGGCAGCACGTGGCCGTGAAAACGAGGCCCAAATCGAAAGACGGTTGGCGCAAGCAACCAAACCGCTGCCCGAAGGGTTGAACGTGAAGACGGTAAGCAACGACGGTCCACTTGACGCAACAATCGCGCAAGCCTTGTCGTTGCTTCAGCCCGTGAGGGTGTAG
- the phnL gene encoding phosphonate C-P lyase system protein PhnL yields the protein MIELRNVSKTFTLHNQSSAVIEVINNVSLSVAAGECVALTGASGAGKSTLMRMIYGNYLTQAGQILIDGTDVVQAEPRDVIALRRETLGYVSQFLRVVPRVPTLDVVAEPLRAVGAKAEIAQARAEELLAKLNIPQRLWSLSPTTFSGGEQQRVNIARGFAHTYPAMLLDEPTASLDATNRDVVLSLIEEAKARGAAIIGIFHDEAARVRVCDREIDVSQFTPGIAA from the coding sequence ATGATTGAACTTAGAAACGTATCCAAGACTTTTACGCTGCACAATCAAAGCAGTGCGGTGATTGAGGTCATTAACAACGTGTCATTGTCCGTGGCGGCGGGTGAATGCGTGGCACTAACCGGCGCATCTGGCGCTGGCAAATCGACACTGATGCGGATGATCTACGGCAACTACCTCACGCAGGCCGGTCAAATCCTGATCGACGGAACCGATGTGGTACAGGCTGAACCGCGCGACGTGATCGCCTTGCGCCGCGAGACCCTTGGCTACGTCAGCCAATTTCTGCGGGTTGTGCCGCGTGTGCCGACGCTGGATGTGGTGGCTGAGCCGCTGCGCGCCGTCGGTGCTAAAGCTGAGATCGCGCAGGCTCGTGCCGAAGAATTGCTGGCCAAACTCAACATTCCGCAGCGGCTTTGGTCTTTGTCACCCACCACCTTTTCGGGCGGTGAACAGCAGCGTGTGAACATCGCCCGCGGGTTTGCCCACACCTATCCCGCGATGTTGCTGGACGAACCAACAGCCAGCCTTGATGCAACCAACCGAGACGTCGTGCTGTCGCTGATCGAAGAGGCCAAAGCCCGAGGTGCAGCAATCATCGGCATCTTTCACGATGAAGCCGCCCGCGTCCGCGTCTGTGACCGTGAAATTGATGTCAGCCAATTTACACCCGGGATTGCGGCATGA
- the phnK gene encoding phosphonate C-P lyase system protein PhnK gives MTPLLSVQGITKFYGHHIGCKDVGFDLYPGEVMGIVGESGSGKSTLLNCMAGHLTPDAGAVVFDTRADGPKDTVTMSEPERRMLSRTDWAFVHQHARDGLRMGVSAGGNVGERLMAVGERHYGDIRASATDWLGRVEIDAARVDDRPTTFSGGMQQRLQIARNLVTGPRLVFMDEPTGGLDVSVQARLLDLLRGLVRDMGLSAIIVTHDLAVVRLLADRLMVMKDGHVVEAGLTDQVLDDPQHAYSQLLVSSVLQV, from the coding sequence ATGACACCTTTGCTTTCGGTCCAAGGGATCACAAAGTTCTACGGCCACCATATTGGCTGCAAAGACGTGGGGTTTGATCTTTACCCCGGCGAGGTCATGGGGATTGTCGGAGAAAGCGGGTCCGGCAAGTCCACCTTGCTCAACTGTATGGCCGGACACCTGACGCCCGACGCGGGCGCGGTCGTTTTTGATACGAGAGCCGATGGCCCGAAGGACACCGTCACAATGTCCGAACCCGAACGCCGCATGCTGTCACGGACCGATTGGGCTTTTGTGCATCAGCATGCCCGCGACGGACTGCGTATGGGCGTCAGTGCGGGCGGCAATGTCGGCGAACGCCTGATGGCCGTGGGCGAACGTCATTATGGCGACATTCGCGCATCGGCCACCGATTGGCTTGGCCGCGTGGAAATTGATGCCGCCCGTGTCGATGATCGCCCCACGACATTTTCCGGCGGGATGCAACAGCGCCTTCAGATTGCCCGCAATCTAGTGACGGGGCCAAGGCTGGTGTTCATGGATGAACCCACGGGCGGGCTGGATGTTTCAGTTCAGGCGCGGCTGCTTGATCTGTTGCGCGGGTTGGTGCGCGATATGGGGCTATCAGCGATCATCGTGACGCACGACCTCGCCGTTGTGCGGCTTTTGGCGGATCGCCTGATGGTTATGAAAGACGGCCATGTGGTCGAAGCCGGCCTGACCGATCAAGTGCTGGACGACCCCCAGCACGCCTATAGCCAACTTCTTGTCAGTTCTGTTTTGCAGGTGTGA